From Camelus bactrianus isolate YW-2024 breed Bactrian camel chromosome 16, ASM4877302v1, whole genome shotgun sequence, the proteins below share one genomic window:
- the MIS12 gene encoding protein MIS12 homolog: MSVDPMTYEAQFFGFTPQTCMLRIYIAFQDYLFEVVQAVEQVILKKLDGIPDCAISPVQIRKCTEKFLCFMKGRFDTLFGKMEQLFLQLILRIPPNVLLPEDKSQEMHPYSEEEFQLLQKEIEQLQEKYKTESCTKQALLAELEEQKVVQAKLKQTLSLFDELENVGRDQGTSDFRESLVFLVQNSRKLQNIRDNVEKESKRLKIS, translated from the coding sequence ATGTCTGTTGATCCAATGACCTATGAGGCCCAGTTCTTTGGCTTCACCCCACAAACTTGCATGCTCAGGATCTACATCGCCTTTCAGGACTACCTCTTTGAAGTGGTGCAGGCTGTTGAACAGGTTATTCTGAAGAAGCTGGATGGCATCCCAGACTGTGCGATTAGCCCAGTCCAGATTCGTAAATGCACGGAAAagtttctttgcttcatgaaagGACGTTTTGATACCCTTTTTGGCAAAATGGAGCAGCTGTTTTTACAGTTGATTTTGCGTATTCCCCCAAATGTCTTGCTTCCGGAAGATAAATCTCAGGAGATGCATCCTTATAGTGAGGAAGAATTCCAGCTTCTCCAAAAGGAAATTGAACAGTTACAGGAGAAGTATAAGACTGAATCATGCACTAAGCAGGCCCTTCTTGCAGAATTAGAAGAGCAAAAAGTTGTTCAGGCCAAACTCAAACAGACATTGTCTTTGTTTGATGAGCTTGAGAATGTCGGCAGAGACCAGGGGACTAGCGATTTTAGGGAGAGCTTGGTGTTCCTGGTCCAGAACTCCAGAAAGCTACAGAATATTAGAGACAATgtggaaaaggaaagcaaaagactgaaaatatctTAA
- the DERL2 gene encoding derlin-2 isoform X2 has protein sequence MAYQSLRLEYLQIPPVSRAYTTACVLTTAAVQLELITPFQLYFNPELIFKHFQVLRLDTYIFSWKMYFPISRVE, from the exons ATGGCGTACCAGAGTCTCCGGTTGGAGTACCTCCAGATCCCACCGGTTAGCCGCGCCTACACCACCGCCTGCGTCCTCACCACCGCCGCTGTG CAGTTGGAATTGATCACACCTTTTCAGTTGTACTTCAATCCTGAATTAATCTTTAAACACTTTCAG GTATTGCGGTTggacacatatattttttcttggaAGATGTATTTCCCAATCAGCCGGGTGGAATAA
- the DERL2 gene encoding derlin-2 isoform X1, translating to MAYQSLRLEYLQIPPVSRAYTTACVLTTAAVQLELITPFQLYFNPELIFKHFQIWRLITNFLFFGPVGFNFLFNMIFLYRYCRMLEEGSFRGRTADFVFMFLFGGFLMTLFGLFVSLVFLGQAFTIMLVYVWSRRNPYVRMNFFGLLNFQAPFLPWVLMGFSLLLGNSIIVDLLGIAVGHIYFFLEDVFPNQPGGIRILKTPSILKAIFDTPEEDPNYNPLPEERPGGFAWGEGQRLGG from the exons ATGGCGTACCAGAGTCTCCGGTTGGAGTACCTCCAGATCCCACCGGTTAGCCGCGCCTACACCACCGCCTGCGTCCTCACCACCGCCGCTGTG CAGTTGGAATTGATCACACCTTTTCAGTTGTACTTCAATCCTGAATTAATCTTTAAACACTTTCAG ataTGGAGGCTAATCAccaatttcttattttttgggCCAGTTGgattcaattttttatttaacatgatTTTTCT ATATCGTTACTGTCGAATGCTAGAAGAAGGCTCTTTCCGAGGTCGGACAGCAGactttgtatttatgttcctttttggTGGATTCTTAATGACC CTATTTGGTTTGTTTGTGAGCTTAGTTTTCTTGGGCCAGGCCTTTACAATAATGCTTGTCTACGTGTGGAGCCGAAGGAACCCATATGTCCGCATGAACTTCTTCGGCCTTCTCAATTTCCAGGCCCCCTTTCTACCCTGGGTGCTCATGGGCTTTTCCTTGTTGTTGGGGAACTCAATCATTGTGGACCTCTTGG GTATTGCGGTTggacacatatattttttcttggaAGATGTATTTCCCAATCAGCCGGGTGGAATAAGAATTCTGAAAACACCATCTATTCT GAAGGCTATTTTTGATACACCAGAGGAAGATCCAAATTACAATCCACTCCCTGAAGAGCGGCCAGGAGGCTTTGCCTGGGGTGAGGGCCAGCGCCTCGGCGGTTAA